A genomic region of Devosia ginsengisoli contains the following coding sequences:
- a CDS encoding RsmB/NOP family class I SAM-dependent RNA methyltransferase, whose translation MRLPGRLSAAIAVLADVETRKRPVSEALKAWGLNNRFAGAGDRAAIGNLVYDALRRRASHAALMGSDTPRALVLAVAVRDWGEDPAALSESFAGDNHAPEALSAEEMARAVGQLGDDVPGFVLADVPEWLAPSLERGFGDNWIAEGQDMAGRPSLDLRVNSLKSSRERVMKSLARFTPEEAAIAPLGVTMKAGPRDARTPNVTTDEGYLKGWFEVQDQGSQIVAALAGAQPGEQVLDLCAGAGGKTLALAAAMMNKGQIFAYDSDRNRLAPIYDRLKRNGARNVQVRAPQPGALDDLVGKMDRVVIDAPCTGTGTWRRRPDTKWKLTPELLSQRVGEQAAILAEGQRYLKPGGTLVYITCSILPEENDEQIAGFLAGNPGFASVMPEDMWAAAFGTALPAGLATGKGGIALTPRLTGTDGFYFNALRLVE comes from the coding sequence ATGCGCCTCCCCGGTCGCCTTTCTGCCGCCATTGCCGTGCTTGCCGATGTCGAGACGCGCAAGCGCCCCGTTTCGGAAGCGCTGAAGGCCTGGGGGCTCAACAACCGCTTTGCCGGGGCCGGCGACCGCGCCGCCATCGGCAACCTGGTCTATGACGCGCTGCGGCGGCGGGCCTCGCATGCGGCGCTGATGGGCAGCGATACGCCAAGGGCGCTGGTGCTGGCGGTGGCGGTGCGCGACTGGGGCGAAGACCCGGCGGCGCTGAGCGAGAGCTTTGCCGGGGATAATCATGCGCCCGAGGCGCTGAGCGCGGAGGAAATGGCGCGGGCCGTCGGTCAATTGGGCGATGATGTGCCCGGCTTTGTGCTGGCGGATGTGCCCGAATGGCTGGCGCCGTCGCTGGAGCGCGGCTTCGGCGACAACTGGATTGCCGAGGGGCAGGACATGGCCGGGCGGCCATCGCTGGATCTGCGGGTCAACAGCCTCAAATCGAGCCGCGAGCGGGTGATGAAGTCGCTGGCGCGCTTCACGCCCGAGGAAGCGGCGATTGCCCCGCTCGGCGTGACCATGAAGGCCGGGCCGCGCGATGCGCGGACGCCCAATGTCACGACGGATGAAGGCTATCTCAAGGGCTGGTTCGAGGTGCAGGACCAAGGCAGCCAGATCGTGGCGGCCCTTGCCGGGGCACAACCGGGCGAACAGGTGCTGGACCTGTGTGCGGGGGCCGGCGGCAAGACGCTGGCGCTGGCGGCGGCGATGATGAACAAGGGGCAAATCTTTGCCTATGACAGCGACCGCAACCGGCTGGCGCCGATCTATGATCGGTTGAAGCGCAATGGCGCGCGCAATGTGCAGGTGCGGGCGCCGCAGCCGGGGGCGCTGGACGATCTCGTGGGGAAGATGGATCGCGTGGTGATCGACGCGCCCTGCACCGGGACGGGCACCTGGCGGCGGCGGCCGGACACCAAGTGGAAGCTGACGCCGGAGCTGCTGAGCCAGCGCGTGGGCGAACAGGCGGCGATTTTGGCGGAGGGCCAGCGCTATCTGAAACCCGGCGGCACGCTGGTCTACATCACCTGCTCGATCCTGCCGGAAGAAAACGACGAGCAAATCGCAGGCTTTCTCGCGGGCAATCCGGGCTTTGCCTCCGTCATGCCCGAAGATATGTGGGCGGCCGCCTTTGGCACCGCCCTGCCCGCGGGCCTGGCGACCGGCAAGGGCGGGATTGCGCTGACGCCGCGACTGACAGGTACGGACGGGTTTTATTTCAACGCTTTGCGGCTGGTGGAGTGA
- a CDS encoding SDR family NAD(P)-dependent oxidoreductase, translated as MAGNQDQTGQDLAGKVVLVTGASRGIGYASAIEAARRGAHVVAVARTVGGLEELDDEIQDLGSAATLVPLDLRDGDAIDRLGAAIFERWGALDGLVANAGQLGVLSPLPHVKPEDFEKVMAVNVTANYRLLRATDLLLRQSTAGRAVFVSSSSARSARPYWGLYAASKAAVDAMAKSYAGEVAQTKVKVNVFYPGAVRTAMRAKAMPGENPDTLPTPADIAPKLIDLISPAVKESGKLFNIETGAFEEI; from the coding sequence ATGGCTGGAAATCAGGATCAAACCGGCCAGGATCTGGCAGGCAAGGTCGTCCTCGTCACCGGCGCCTCGCGCGGCATCGGCTATGCATCGGCCATCGAGGCTGCCCGGCGCGGCGCCCATGTGGTGGCGGTGGCCCGCACGGTGGGCGGGCTCGAGGAACTCGACGACGAAATCCAGGATCTTGGATCGGCGGCAACGCTGGTGCCGCTCGACCTGCGCGATGGCGACGCCATCGACCGGCTGGGCGCGGCGATCTTCGAGCGCTGGGGGGCCCTCGATGGCCTCGTGGCCAATGCCGGGCAATTGGGCGTGCTCAGCCCCCTGCCCCATGTGAAGCCGGAAGATTTCGAGAAGGTGATGGCGGTCAATGTGACGGCCAATTATCGCCTGTTGCGCGCGACCGACTTGCTGCTGCGCCAATCGACGGCGGGACGCGCCGTATTCGTGTCGTCTTCGTCGGCGCGTTCGGCACGGCCCTATTGGGGGCTCTATGCCGCCAGCAAGGCGGCGGTGGACGCCATGGCCAAGTCCTATGCCGGGGAAGTGGCGCAGACCAAGGTCAAGGTCAACGTGTTCTATCCCGGCGCAGTACGTACCGCGATGCGCGCCAAGGCCATGCCGGGGGAAAATCCGGATACGCTGCCCACGCCGGCCGATATTGCCCCCAAGCTGATCGACCTGATCAGCCCGGCGGTGAAGGAAAGCGGCAAGCTGTTCAACATCGAGACCGGCGCCTTCGAGGAGATCTGA
- a CDS encoding DUF2200 domain-containing protein codes for MNSKNNQRVYAMSVASVYRLYLEKAEKKGRTKEEVDEVIRWLTGHSQESLERELTNKTTFETFFTQAHLNPDRALITGSVCGVKLAEIEEPLMKEIRYLDKLVDELAKGRPMSKILRQQPVDA; via the coding sequence ATGAACAGCAAGAACAACCAGCGCGTCTATGCCATGAGCGTGGCCAGCGTCTATCGCCTCTATCTCGAAAAGGCCGAGAAGAAGGGCCGCACCAAGGAAGAGGTCGACGAAGTCATCCGCTGGCTCACCGGCCACAGCCAGGAATCGCTGGAGCGCGAACTGACCAACAAGACCACGTTCGAAACCTTCTTCACCCAGGCGCATCTCAATCCTGACCGCGCGCTCATCACCGGCTCGGTCTGCGGCGTCAAGCTGGCCGAGATCGAGGAGCCCCTGATGAAGGAAATCCGCTACCTCGACAAACTGGTGGACGAACTCGCCAAGGGCCGCCCCATGTCCAAGATCCTGCGGCAGCAGCCGGTCGACGCCTGA
- the guaA gene encoding glutamine-hydrolyzing GMP synthase yields the protein MHSTDTSDRPQSILIVDFGSQVTQLIARRIRETGVYCEIHPFQSAGAAFAAMQPRGVVLSGGPASTLDENAPTIDPAILDAGVPILGICYGQQALCMALGGKVEAGHHREFGRAEVKVEKAAALYDGVWDLGTERQVWMSHGDRVVALPEGFEVVGTSANAPFAMIANEARRIWAVQFHPEVVHTPDGARLYANFVHKICGIDASWTMAAYRQKMIEKIRAQVGTGKVICGLSGGVDSSVAAVLIHEAIGDQLTCIYVDHGLMRLNESEQVVTMFRDQYNIPLVHVDASKVFLRELDGQSDPETKRKIIGRLFIETFEEEARKLGGAQFLAQGTLYPDVIESVSFTGGPSVTIKSHHNVGGLPERMNMQLVEPLRELFKDEVRVLGRELGLPESFIGRHPFPGPGLAIRCPGGITPEKLDILRQADAIYLDEIRKSGQYDKIWQAFAVLLPVQTVGVMGDGRTYEFVCALRAVTSVDGMTADFYQFDMNFLGKTATRIINEVRGINRVVYDVTSKPPGTIEWE from the coding sequence ATGCACAGCACAGATACGTCCGACCGCCCGCAATCGATCCTCATCGTCGACTTCGGTTCGCAAGTCACCCAGCTGATTGCGCGCCGCATTCGAGAGACCGGCGTCTATTGCGAAATTCACCCCTTCCAGAGCGCCGGAGCCGCCTTTGCGGCGATGCAGCCGCGCGGCGTGGTGCTGTCCGGGGGGCCCGCTTCGACGCTGGACGAGAATGCACCGACCATCGATCCTGCAATCCTCGACGCAGGCGTGCCGATCCTGGGCATCTGCTATGGGCAGCAGGCTTTGTGCATGGCGCTGGGCGGCAAGGTGGAGGCGGGGCATCACCGCGAATTCGGCCGGGCCGAAGTCAAGGTCGAGAAGGCTGCCGCGCTCTATGACGGCGTGTGGGACCTGGGGACCGAGCGCCAGGTGTGGATGAGCCATGGTGACCGCGTCGTAGCCCTGCCCGAGGGGTTCGAAGTGGTCGGCACGTCGGCCAATGCGCCCTTTGCCATGATCGCCAACGAGGCGCGGCGCATCTGGGCGGTGCAGTTCCACCCCGAAGTGGTGCATACGCCCGATGGCGCCAGGCTCTATGCCAATTTCGTCCACAAGATTTGCGGCATCGACGCCAGTTGGACCATGGCGGCATATCGCCAGAAGATGATCGAGAAAATCCGCGCCCAGGTGGGAACGGGCAAGGTGATCTGCGGGCTTTCGGGCGGGGTGGATTCCTCTGTCGCGGCCGTGCTGATCCATGAGGCGATCGGCGACCAGTTGACCTGCATCTATGTCGATCATGGGCTGATGCGGCTCAATGAGAGCGAGCAGGTCGTGACCATGTTCCGCGACCAGTACAATATCCCGCTGGTGCATGTGGATGCGTCCAAGGTGTTCCTGCGGGAGCTCGACGGGCAATCGGACCCTGAGACCAAGCGCAAGATCATCGGGCGGCTGTTCATCGAGACGTTCGAGGAAGAAGCCAGGAAGCTCGGTGGCGCGCAATTCCTGGCGCAGGGCACGCTTTATCCTGATGTGATCGAATCCGTGTCGTTTACCGGCGGACCGTCAGTGACGATCAAGAGCCACCACAATGTGGGCGGGCTGCCCGAGCGCATGAATATGCAACTGGTGGAACCGCTGCGTGAGCTGTTCAAGGACGAAGTGCGCGTGCTGGGGCGCGAACTCGGGCTGCCCGAGAGCTTTATCGGGCGGCACCCCTTCCCCGGACCAGGCCTCGCCATCCGCTGCCCCGGCGGGATTACGCCGGAGAAGCTGGATATCCTGCGGCAGGCCGACGCCATCTATCTCGATGAAATTCGCAAGTCGGGCCAGTATGACAAGATCTGGCAGGCCTTCGCCGTGCTGCTGCCGGTGCAGACGGTCGGCGTGATGGGCGACGGGCGGACCTATGAATTCGTCTGCGCGCTGCGCGCGGTGACCTCGGTCGATGGGATGACGGCCGACTTCTATCAGTTCGACATGAACTTCCTCGGCAAGACCGCCACCCGCATCATCAACGAAGTGCGCGGCATCAACCGGGTGGTCTATGACGTCACCAGCAAACCACCCGGCACCATCGAATGGGAATAA
- a CDS encoding CvpA family protein, which translates to MLTAFDVGVGVLVLISAILATARGLTREVLSLATWAGSAAIAIYMWQYHPEIARQYIAEQIVADIATVVVTFIVALIVLHLLTMRIADFVVDSRIGPIDRTLGFVFGVLRGILIAIVITIFGTWLLPNNLPSWAAESQSLPHLQSMGQTLISLLPEGLEQQVTDLLQGGTGLTEDSESPAIPLDEGTDSTEDGTVAPPVDVPAAAPQA; encoded by the coding sequence ATGCTGACAGCGTTCGACGTTGGTGTTGGTGTTTTGGTGCTGATTTCGGCGATCCTGGCCACCGCGCGCGGGCTGACCCGCGAAGTGCTGTCGCTGGCGACCTGGGCCGGCTCGGCCGCTATCGCCATCTATATGTGGCAGTACCACCCCGAAATCGCGCGGCAATATATTGCCGAGCAGATCGTGGCCGATATCGCCACCGTGGTCGTGACCTTCATCGTGGCGCTGATCGTGCTGCACCTTTTGACCATGCGCATCGCCGATTTCGTGGTCGATAGCCGCATCGGGCCGATCGACCGGACGCTGGGCTTCGTGTTCGGCGTGCTGCGCGGCATCCTGATCGCCATCGTCATCACCATTTTCGGCACCTGGCTGCTGCCCAACAACCTGCCGAGCTGGGCCGCGGAATCGCAATCGCTGCCGCATCTGCAGAGCATGGGCCAGACGCTGATCTCGCTGCTGCCGGAAGGCCTGGAACAGCAGGTGACCGACCTGCTGCAGGGCGGCACGGGGCTGACGGAAGATTCCGAATCGCCGGCCATCCCGCTGGACGAAGGCACGGATTCGACCGAGGACGGCACGGTGGCGCCGCCGGTCGACGTGCCCGCGGCGGCGCCGCAGGCCTGA
- a CDS encoding GNAT family N-acetyltransferase, whose product MVELRAYRADDLEALYEICLVTGDAGQDASPLHNDRKAIGHLYSAPYGVIEPEQVFVAEDEQGVAGYIVGTHDTRAFAAKLERDWWPALRAHYAQVPEAELTPADRGRVAAMREPGDNPPDIVARYPAHIHMNLLSRLRGQRIGTGLLQMWIAQAREAGVSGIHLGASAGNTGGVAFWTRSGFEPLQTIGRTVWFGMTLAE is encoded by the coding sequence ATGGTCGAACTGCGGGCCTATCGCGCTGATGATCTCGAGGCGCTTTACGAGATCTGCCTCGTGACCGGGGATGCCGGACAGGATGCGAGCCCGCTGCATAATGACCGGAAGGCCATCGGCCATCTGTATTCGGCGCCTTATGGGGTGATCGAGCCCGAACAGGTCTTCGTGGCCGAGGATGAACAGGGCGTTGCCGGCTATATCGTGGGCACGCATGACACCAGGGCCTTTGCCGCCAAGCTGGAGCGCGACTGGTGGCCCGCCTTGCGCGCGCATTATGCGCAGGTGCCGGAGGCCGAGCTGACGCCGGCGGATCGCGGGCGCGTTGCGGCCATGCGCGAGCCCGGCGACAATCCACCCGATATCGTGGCGCGCTATCCGGCCCATATCCATATGAACCTGCTATCGCGCCTGCGCGGGCAGCGGATCGGCACGGGCCTATTGCAGATGTGGATCGCACAGGCGCGGGAGGCCGGGGTGAGCGGAATCCATCTGGGGGCCAGTGCCGGCAATACCGGCGGGGTGGCATTCTGGACGCGCAGCGGATTCGAGCCGCTGCAGACCATCGGGCGCACCGTGTGGTTCGGGATGACGCTGGCCGAGTAA
- a CDS encoding MAPEG family protein has product MPLTEKLLILAIAAQVLLTLGILIWLGFERVPRVARGEIAVKDIAADRAAYPLRARLLSNSFDNQFQLPVLFYVAALLALWSGGAGWAEVVLAWLFVALRYAHAAVHVISNRVYRRFALYTAGLVVLALLWVWLVLRLIILAPSI; this is encoded by the coding sequence ATGCCACTGACCGAGAAACTGCTGATCCTGGCTATCGCCGCGCAGGTGTTGCTGACGCTGGGCATTCTGATCTGGCTGGGATTCGAACGCGTGCCGCGGGTGGCGCGGGGCGAAATCGCGGTCAAGGATATCGCCGCGGACCGGGCCGCCTACCCGCTGCGGGCGCGGCTGCTGTCGAACAGTTTCGACAATCAGTTTCAACTGCCGGTGCTGTTCTATGTCGCGGCATTGCTAGCGCTATGGAGCGGCGGGGCCGGCTGGGCTGAGGTGGTGCTGGCCTGGCTGTTCGTGGCGCTTCGCTATGCCCATGCCGCCGTGCATGTGATCAGCAATCGGGTCTATCGGCGGTTTGCGCTTTATACGGCAGGCCTTGTGGTGCTGGCGCTTCTGTGGGTATGGCTCGTGCTGCGATTGATCATCCTAGCCCCGAGTATCTGA
- a CDS encoding DUF899 domain-containing protein — MQHAVVSHDEWLAARRDLLKAEKEVTHLRDRVAQQRLALPWVRIDKEYVFDTPEGPRTLADLFEGRSQLLVQHFMFAPGWKEGCPSCSFMADHTDGMNQHLAHHDVTMIAVSRAPLADLERYRHRMGWQFRWVSSNGSPFNYDFRVSFTPEEVASGHIDYNFGEWDETGEEWPGLSAFIKDEAGDVFHTYSTFGRGVEVMMGTYALLDLMPKGRNEDEGMDWVRRHDRYK, encoded by the coding sequence ATGCAACATGCTGTAGTTTCACACGATGAGTGGCTGGCCGCTCGCCGCGACCTTCTGAAAGCGGAGAAGGAGGTCACCCATCTTCGCGACAGGGTCGCGCAACAGCGCCTTGCCTTGCCCTGGGTTCGTATCGACAAGGAATACGTGTTCGACACGCCCGAAGGCCCGCGCACGCTCGCCGATCTGTTCGAGGGCCGCTCGCAACTTCTGGTGCAGCATTTCATGTTCGCGCCGGGATGGAAGGAAGGCTGCCCCAGTTGCTCCTTCATGGCCGATCACACCGACGGCATGAACCAGCATCTGGCCCATCACGACGTGACCATGATCGCCGTGTCGCGCGCCCCGCTTGCCGATCTCGAGCGCTATCGCCACCGCATGGGCTGGCAATTCCGCTGGGTGTCCTCGAACGGCAGTCCGTTCAATTACGATTTCCGGGTCAGCTTCACCCCCGAAGAAGTGGCCAGCGGCCACATCGACTACAACTTCGGCGAGTGGGACGAGACCGGCGAGGAATGGCCCGGCCTGAGCGCCTTCATCAAGGACGAGGCGGGCGATGTCTTTCACACCTACTCCACCTTCGGCCGCGGCGTGGAGGTGATGATGGGCACCTACGCCCTGCTCGACCTCATGCCGAAAGGCCGCAACGAAGACGAAGGCATGGACTGGGTCCGCCGCCACGACCGCTACAAATAG
- the purF gene encoding amidophosphoribosyltransferase produces the protein MNHPSENSFDDLEGDTLHEECGVFGILGHSDAATLTALGLHALQHRGQEAAGIVSFDGKQFFTEKRMGLVGDHYTDPALLAKLPGSMAMGHTRYSTTGEVALRNVQPLFAELEDGGIAIAHNGNFTNGLTLRRQIIATGAICQSTSDTEVVLHLVARSRHSSSTDRFIDAIRQMEGGYAMLAMTRTKLIAARDPIGIRPLVMGELDGKPIFCSETCALDIIGAKYIRDVENGEVVICEIQPDGSITIEARKPARQQPERPCLFEYVYFARPDSVVAGRSVYAARKRMGMNLAKEAPVEADVVVPVPDGGTPAAIGYAQQSGIPFELGIIRNHYVGRTFIEPTQSIRAFGVKLKHSANRAEIAGKRVVLIDDSIVRGTTSVKIVQMMRDAGATEVHIRVASPMIFYSDYYGIDTPDPEKLLANQHASLESMCKFIGADSLAFLSIDGLYEAVGGEKRNNAAPQFTDHYFTGDYPTQLTDLNGRAKSEPKQVSLLKEAG, from the coding sequence GTGAACCATCCGAGCGAAAACTCTTTCGATGATCTTGAAGGCGACACGCTGCATGAAGAGTGCGGCGTGTTTGGCATTTTGGGGCATAGCGACGCCGCGACGCTGACCGCGCTGGGGCTGCATGCCCTGCAGCATCGCGGGCAGGAAGCGGCCGGCATCGTCAGCTTCGACGGCAAGCAGTTCTTCACCGAAAAGCGCATGGGGCTGGTGGGCGACCACTATACCGACCCGGCTTTGCTGGCGAAGCTCCCCGGTTCGATGGCAATGGGCCATACGCGCTATTCGACCACGGGCGAAGTGGCCCTGCGCAATGTGCAGCCGCTGTTTGCCGAGCTGGAGGATGGCGGCATTGCCATCGCCCATAACGGCAATTTCACCAATGGGCTGACTTTGCGCCGGCAGATCATCGCCACCGGGGCTATCTGCCAGTCGACTTCGGACACCGAAGTGGTGCTGCATCTGGTGGCGCGGTCGCGCCACTCGTCCTCGACCGATCGCTTCATCGACGCCATCCGCCAGATGGAAGGCGGCTATGCCATGCTGGCGATGACCCGCACCAAGCTGATCGCGGCGCGCGATCCGATCGGCATTCGGCCGCTGGTGATGGGCGAACTCGATGGTAAGCCGATCTTCTGCTCGGAGACCTGCGCGCTCGACATTATCGGTGCGAAATATATCCGTGACGTCGAGAATGGCGAGGTGGTGATCTGCGAAATCCAGCCCGATGGCTCGATCACCATCGAGGCACGCAAGCCGGCGCGGCAGCAGCCGGAACGGCCGTGCCTGTTCGAATATGTCTATTTCGCGCGGCCGGATTCGGTCGTGGCGGGGCGCAGCGTCTATGCGGCGCGCAAGCGCATGGGGATGAACCTGGCCAAGGAAGCGCCGGTCGAAGCCGATGTGGTGGTGCCGGTGCCCGATGGCGGCACGCCGGCGGCCATCGGCTATGCGCAGCAGAGCGGCATTCCGTTCGAGCTGGGCATCATCCGCAACCACTATGTGGGCCGCACCTTCATCGAGCCGACGCAGTCGATCCGCGCCTTCGGCGTCAAGCTCAAGCATTCGGCCAACCGGGCCGAAATCGCGGGGAAGCGCGTGGTGCTGATCGACGATTCCATCGTGCGGGGCACGACATCGGTCAAGATCGTGCAGATGATGCGCGATGCCGGCGCGACGGAGGTGCATATCCGCGTCGCCAGCCCGATGATCTTCTATTCGGACTATTACGGCATCGACACGCCGGACCCGGAAAAGCTGCTGGCCAACCAGCATGCGAGCCTTGAATCGATGTGCAAGTTCATCGGCGCTGACTCGCTGGCCTTCCTGTCGATCGATGGCCTCTATGAGGCCGTAGGTGGAGAAAAGCGCAACAATGCGGCGCCGCAATTCACCGACCACTATTTCACGGGCGACTATCCGACGCAGTTGACCGATCTCAATGGGCGCGCCAAGAGCGAGCCGAAACAAGTTTCCCTGCTCAAAGAGGCCGGTTAA
- a CDS encoding GFA family protein: MDTFTGGCLCGQVRFVASGRPYRVGICHCLDCRKHHGALFHASAIFPQDAVTISGDTSDYAGRFFCPRCGSSVFSRSGDEIEINLGSLDEPNQFVPTYELWTIRREAWLPPFPLRHYERDRASSSRAEE, encoded by the coding sequence ATGGACACTTTCACCGGCGGATGCCTCTGCGGCCAGGTTCGCTTCGTGGCATCGGGCCGTCCCTACCGGGTCGGCATCTGCCATTGCCTTGATTGCCGCAAGCATCACGGCGCGCTGTTCCACGCCTCCGCGATTTTTCCCCAGGACGCTGTGACGATATCAGGCGATACCAGCGACTATGCCGGCCGGTTCTTCTGCCCCCGTTGCGGCTCTTCGGTATTTTCCCGCTCAGGCGACGAGATCGAGATCAATCTGGGCTCCCTGGACGAGCCGAACCAGTTCGTCCCGACCTACGAACTCTGGACCATCCGCCGTGAAGCCTGGCTGCCGCCCTTTCCGCTCAGGCATTACGAGCGCGACCGCGCCTCCAGCAGCCGCGCCGAGGAATAG
- a CDS encoding hemolysin family protein — protein MIVVVLTIVNGLLAMSELAVVSARPARLRAMADQGNKGAATAIQLADDPGKFLSSVQIGITLVGILSGAFSGATLGLRLTGWLQSIGVAGNVADVLGVGVVVVLITYISLIIGELVPKQIALRDAEGVAARVAPAMKLLAAIGSPVVFVLDVSGKAVLTLLGQGGEAEETVTEEEVKTIIAEATTAGVIESDEHSMISGVMRLADRSARGLMTPRLEVDVVDLSDDGDEIRRTILDTHRSRLLVQDGDADSIIGVVAIKDIIGVFANGQPLDIRKFVQPVPVVMDHADALDVVRAIRNSTVHMALVVDEYGHFEGIVTSGDILEVITGVFQEETGDDPALIRREDGSWLVAGWMPVDEFSDKLKLAIARDAKYETVAGYVLSIINRLPAVGEIFEHNGWKFEIMDLDGRRIDKVLMTRLD, from the coding sequence TTGATCGTCGTCGTCCTGACCATCGTCAACGGCTTGTTGGCAATGTCGGAACTGGCAGTCGTTTCCGCCCGCCCGGCCCGCCTTCGCGCCATGGCCGATCAGGGCAATAAAGGGGCCGCCACGGCCATCCAGCTTGCCGATGATCCCGGCAAGTTCCTCTCCTCGGTCCAGATCGGCATCACCCTTGTCGGCATCCTGTCGGGCGCCTTTTCCGGCGCCACTCTGGGCCTGCGGCTGACCGGCTGGCTCCAGTCGATCGGCGTGGCCGGCAATGTTGCCGATGTGCTGGGCGTCGGCGTCGTCGTGGTGCTGATCACCTATATCTCGCTCATCATCGGCGAACTCGTGCCCAAGCAGATCGCCCTGCGCGATGCCGAAGGCGTCGCCGCCCGCGTGGCTCCGGCCATGAAGCTGCTGGCCGCCATCGGTTCGCCGGTGGTCTTCGTGCTCGATGTGTCCGGCAAGGCCGTGCTGACCCTGTTGGGGCAGGGCGGCGAGGCCGAGGAAACCGTCACCGAGGAAGAGGTCAAGACCATCATCGCCGAGGCCACCACGGCTGGCGTCATCGAAAGCGACGAGCATTCGATGATATCGGGGGTCATGCGCCTGGCCGACCGCTCGGCCCGCGGCCTGATGACCCCGCGCCTCGAAGTCGACGTGGTCGACCTCTCCGACGATGGCGACGAAATTCGCCGCACCATCCTCGATACCCATCGCTCGCGCCTGCTGGTGCAGGATGGCGATGCGGATTCCATCATCGGCGTCGTGGCCATCAAGGACATTATCGGCGTCTTCGCCAATGGCCAGCCGCTCGATATCCGCAAATTCGTGCAGCCTGTCCCCGTGGTCATGGACCATGCCGATGCGCTGGACGTGGTCCGCGCCATCAGAAATTCCACCGTCCATATGGCGCTGGTGGTCGATGAATACGGCCATTTCGAAGGCATCGTCACCTCGGGTGACATCCTCGAAGTCATTACCGGCGTCTTCCAGGAGGAAACCGGCGACGACCCGGCCCTGATCCGCCGCGAAGACGGCTCCTGGCTGGTCGCCGGCTGGATGCCGGTCGACGAGTTCAGCGACAAGCTCAAGCTCGCCATCGCCCGCGACGCCAAATACGAGACCGTGGCGGGCTATGTCCTCTCCATCATCAATCGCCTGCCGGCCGTTGGCGAAATCTTCGAGCACAATGGCTGGAAATTCGAGATCATGGACCTCGACGGCCGCCGCATCGACAAGGTCCTGATGACGCGTTTGGATTGA
- a CDS encoding TspO/MBR family protein, which yields MTVPSLADYKTPRPWLTLGIFLVVVIGVGALIGTQSVPGTWYEGLAKPPFNPPNWIFGPVWFALYVMIAVAGWRIWMIDAGSGAMKVWFAQMALNWAWSPIWFIGQMLWPAFAVILAILALIVAFIISALRLDTAAAWLFVPYLAWVSFASLLNLSIAILN from the coding sequence ATGACCGTACCTTCCCTCGCCGACTACAAGACTCCCCGCCCCTGGCTGACGCTGGGCATTTTCCTCGTCGTGGTCATTGGCGTGGGGGCGCTGATCGGCACGCAATCTGTGCCGGGTACCTGGTATGAAGGGCTGGCCAAGCCGCCATTCAACCCGCCCAACTGGATTTTCGGGCCAGTGTGGTTTGCGCTTTATGTGATGATCGCGGTCGCCGGCTGGCGGATATGGATGATCGACGCCGGCAGCGGGGCGATGAAGGTCTGGTTCGCGCAGATGGCACTCAACTGGGCGTGGTCGCCGATCTGGTTCATCGGGCAGATGCTGTGGCCGGCCTTTGCCGTCATCCTGGCCATATTGGCGCTGATCGTGGCATTCATCATCTCGGCGCTCCGGCTGGATACCGCGGCGGCGTGGCTGTTCGTGCCGTATCTGGCCTGGGTGAGCTTTGCCAGCCTGCTCAATCTCTCCATCGCGATCCTCAACTAA